The genomic region GAGCAGGGACTCTTGTTGGATGAACTCATGCAGGGTCTTCTTGGGAAACCGGGTTGAGAAGAAGCTGACCAGCTGTTCTCCGGGTCCGCTTAAGAATATCGCCTCGGTTATTGCATTGACATTGGCCGGCATCAGGTATTGTGAGACAACGGCATCGATCGCAACCAGTGCGGTGACCCGGTCCGGATGCCGTATGGCAAACCCATAGCCGGACGCACCCCCGGCTGACCCGAAAATCACCGCAACCTTGTCTATCCCGAGCGTATCCAGCAGGGCTGCGTACATGTCGGCCTGCTCATCGGCAGTCTTGCCTGACGAGAGCGGAGTGCCGAGATACCCCGGCCGGCTCGGTGCAAGCACCGAAAAACCCTCCCGGGCTAACCAGTCAAAGAGCATGAGGGCCTGGTCATACCCTCCGGGCCCTCCGTGGATACCGAGGACGGCCGGACCTTCTCCAAGGCGGGCATATTCTACCGTCCCCTTTGCTGTTGTTGTGGTGCGATTCATGGAAATAAGTTCATCCTGTCGTGCGATCTCGGCTTTAACCCACCGCGGGAAGTCAGAGGTGAACAGGGCGTCATAGGATTCCGCTGGCATAAACTGTCATTGACATTGATATATAAAAAAGGCATTTACGGGAAGTTTTGGATATTTATTCCCCACATTTGCCACAATATATATATAACATATATACGGATTCGGTAACATGGAACTGACGTTCATCCAGAGTTCAGTTACACTCTTTGAGATCGTCTGCGTGATTATCGTCTTTGCAACAGTTTTCATGAGAAGCCGGTTTTTCAATGAGGTTTTCGAGCACCGCCCGGCATGGACCACCCAGATACTCCT from Methanoregula sp. harbors:
- a CDS encoding alpha/beta hydrolase: MPAESYDALFTSDFPRWVKAEIARQDELISMNRTTTTAKGTVEYARLGEGPAVLGIHGGPGGYDQALMLFDWLAREGFSVLAPSRPGYLGTPLSSGKTADEQADMYAALLDTLGIDKVAVIFGSAGGASGYGFAIRHPDRVTALVAIDAVVSQYLMPANVNAITEAIFLSGPGEQLVSFFSTRFPKKTLHEFIQQESLLRPEQIDKQVDAATQDPDQMRFFFRLVRSMSDYSRRKVGVDNDMRHLATLPDLPVDRIRCPALIIHGTHDSDVLFYHGVYARENIPFAEELWVRQGSHFCAWISPQVHDVQERIIKFLQSHH